The genomic window GGATGAATAGGCAGATGGGTGTACCTTAGATCTCAAATGGAGTCCTTTCTAGAAGTCAGTTCAACTTCTGGcaaggttcgaaaaccaaggcacagcttctgattggctgcaggagcttcctgcactcaatcagaagccacggaagcagcgttggacgttcgggttccaaagaacattcacaaactggaacactcccgggtttgcgacattcaggagccaaaacgtttgagtcgcgagacgtttgagaaccaaggtacgactgtgctgCAAAGTAAAAAGGGAAGCTTCTGATCTCCGCTTGCATGCTGAGAGAGGGAAGGTGATGAAGAAGCACGTAGATCTGAGGCTCCCCATTCCTTGTACTCTTAATATCAAACCGTGGGCTGTCACTGCATCCTAATTGAGGAAATGTATCTGAGTAGGTGGTCCTTTTCAGAATGTGAAGATTGGCTTATATTGTCCTTTCATGTAGTGTCATTGATGaccgcccccccttttttgcctgcCTGCATTTCTTGTAACCGTTGGTGAAGTTACACGCCGCTGATATACCGAGGCAAGGAAATAGCTCTAAATTTCATCAGTATGGTAATGATGTATTTGTCTTGGACTTGGAAAATTTGCATTTACAAGGTGAATGGCTTCAGAGCTTTCTTAGCACTGCGAGAGACTAGTATCTGTTGTCAAAGGGTGCTGTTCGCCTAACTAAAGTCACCTTGACTGGTGCTATGCATATTTGGAGCATGACTTCCATTTTTAATTAACACTGTTGCACAAACGAGAGCTCatgcccacccaccccttttaatGAAACTCACGCCGTTCTAAGTAGTTTCCTGCTTGGATGTTTTAAAACCGCACACAAGTAATCACACCCTTAATCTCCCACTTGAAACCATAATATTTAGTTGAGCGAGTTTTCTTCTTCCCGAAATCAGAAATGTTTACGAAGTGATTTTTGTCCGTCCACGTTCTGCTCCTTTGTAATGGGCTGCATGTTATCACATTACATTTCCGGCCTTCTAAACATGGCATGGCTCTTTAAAACAAATACCCAGAAAGAAAGAGCCTGCagaaaacatatgttcttcttgttccctcaaagaatcctgtttGCCTGGCTGAACAGTCGAGAACTCAGATCTTCTGATGCCAGAGGTCCGTTTAGGAACAGTTTCTATCATCTAAACCTTGAAAACAAGGTTTTGATTAGGTGTAGCGAACCCGGTTCTGctcagatgctattggactcccatcagcccagccagcatgccaagtggtcagggatgctggagtTTTAGTctaccaacatctgaagggcaccatgttggataTCCCCAATCCCAACTATGTTTTCAAGGCCTAGCCCTTTGGCTATTATAAGAATGGAAGCCTGTGATCTGaccggggtgccaacttgaataaaatattgggggggggggaggtaagccttgccctcaatattttattcaagttggtacccctggtCAGATGGACCatggacaccatttgaatggcaatgcccatcaacttttgggggcccagccccctcaaatattttatgggggggggcaaagggacctcggcccttAGAAGTTGGCCTCTGTAGACCTGGTGCTTCTCTTTGTGGCTGAGGCCAGGAACATCCATTGTATTTGCCACCAAGGTGGTAGGGAGAAAAATGTCCTCTGTGTAGCAGATGGCCCAAGGTCCACAGTAATGGTAGGAACAAATTTACCACTTCCCCATTGTGAATCTCCAGCTCTGTGGTCCATGTCTCTTGGCAGCTGCAGAGGAGGTTAACTAATGCCAATCTCCCCCTGACCTCTTTCCTTTATAGCAGAAAGGAGAAGGGACCATAGGCTGGTTGTTTTTGGTGACATCCCAGAATTCACATGTTACTTGTCATCAAGTCAGTGATGGTGGGAACAAAgtggattctccccccccccccccgtacactGCTTAGCTGGTGGAGCAGTTTCTCTGTATAATTCCAATAATGAGCTAGTCTCTGGCATGCTGTTCTGTTTTCTCTTGGCTGGACTTATTGTTTTTGCCGCTGCTATTgattttgctatttttattttttgcatatttGTGTACGTTTTCAGTGTTCTGAAATTTACTAGGCTGCCGTGGGAATTTTATTGAAGGGTTGGGTATGAATCCCCAAAATAAAgaaatgcagtttttttaaaaaatgctcctcTGTGAACGTTAGGGATGTAGAAAGGCAGCAATTTCCCTTCCGATCTGTATTCATTACTGTCAGCACTGTTTTTATCCTACTGTTTCAGTTCAGTTTCTGCCAAATATTTGTCTCACTGTCAGCTATTTAATGTGAGTTATACAGGTTtccccagagggtaggaccttAAACaagattcaaattgcaagaaagaggATTTTGGCTTAATGGAAGGAAGAACTTGATAATGACATGAGCAGCTAGATCAGGAGGAACCAATGTGTTGCCCTCCATAAGTTGTTGCAATCCAActtcagcttcagccagcatgactagggatgattggggttgtagtccaacagcaattGGAGACTACCATGTTGGCAGCCCTGCtggtcagtaatcacacagttcaaagatggAGCTAACTCATTATCAGCAAAAACACAGTCTCCACAGACTTGACTGATTCTCAGGCCTAATGAACagagcagctcattcccagtggtcttcctccatgaaaattAGTTGCAAAGACTGAAAATCCCCACCTCCtcaccagggctttccccaagcatctGAGACCTTGCCTGCGTGCAaccctgcctcccccacccttttcatgcctcttctggttctgggttAAAAGCAGAGATAAGATCTTGTTGCAGCCAGAACGGGAGACACCCGTGACTCTTCactagcctgactcatctctgtgtcttggcctccctcatccccatcttctgcttcagcttctgcctctgattccggacttctctctgccacagactctcccagctcactaagtcctgttgcctcttcagcttcagaCACCTCCTCCCCTCAATCTTCTCCCACTTCGTTGTCCTACCACCATGCCCTGGGCTGTGccatcttcccttggtggtttcccacctggttcctcccaccattcctctacatCCAAGCAGTCCACGACACCCTGAGTGAGACAGTGTAACAGACTGTCCCAGAAGGGGGTGGGCTTGCCTTCATTTTTGACGCTTTTTAGCAGGAgatggatgaccacctgtcagaGATGTTGTAGCAGTAGATTTCCTGCCCTGTCAGGTGTTGAACTAGAGGACCTTTGAGGTCTGTTCCGCTCTATGATTCCCTGAATGCTTTCTTAGTGCCAGTCCAACCTGCCTGACAACATTTCTATACTTGTCGATTTCCCTGTTACCACCAGCGAAGGAGCCTTGAAAGCTGTGAGGTTCCTGGCTGCTCAGACTTGCCAGGGATCAATACAAGGTGGAAGAAAGGAGTAATGTATGAAAGTAAACAGTTTGAAAAAGCTGCATGTCTTGACGAAACACACAGGAGAGTTGATCAGGTATTATTGATTAATGCGCTTTGCAGTTGAATATAGACTGGGGTCGGAGCTAAGGTGCTTTGTGGGAGTGTTGTAACATCATTGCAATAAATCGATTTCCACTAGTATTTAAAAACCAGCGGAGTTACAGAATTATACTCAGTTTGAAAGGACGACTGTGGTCTGTAATCATGCCATAAAAAATTGTGTGCAGCTCATAGAAATTTCCACTCTTATCAGAGGCAGCTTCCTCTCTTTTCTGCGCCCTGCTATTTTTGATGTTGTAAAGTCTCACTAAAATTATGGCCACTCCACTGCCAGTGTCATAGATGAGCGTTCATGGTGTATAGCAAACAATGGCTGTTTTCAGAACTGAAGTCCATTAGCTTGTTTCATGGAACAAGATAACTGAGTGTCCGAGCTTCAGGGAAGCATCAGGAATCAGTAGGGAACAAGGTGCTTTTCGCCAAACAACCTAACCTGTGATTTGTTCTTTGTCCAGCATATCCTTTGTAAATTGAATAAGAAGAGCACGCTGTCTTGGTGAAATATTGGCTGTCATTATTTAGAGGccagaaaaaatattttcctgaaaTTAATAgcataaaaaaccccacacagtgGGATTACTTAAACAGGAGAATTTATCCTAGGGGAAAGTTTGGAATGGTAGCCTTTCGAAGTCACATTTAAATTTTTGGTAGGAAAAATGTCCCATCATTATATGGGACAAATTATATGGCGAGGGAAGCTACATGTTCAAGGTCAGATCCAGGtttgtaatcccccccccaagttatgtCTGATGCCCCCAACATTTGGTGATGCCCACCCACACCCCAGCAACAGTGAGCTTACCAGTACCATTGGGCAGCAGTAGTGAGCTTCCCATCATACAAATTATCTTTAAATGCCTAGGAGGATTGCAGATAATTTAAAATGCTGGACAGCTTGCAGTTGATCTCTGATAAGTAGAAGCAACTGGGATGTGCAGGTGTGTGGGCCCAGTCTTTAGCAGGCATCAGCACTGGTGGACCCTCAATAGATGCTCAAGGGTGATAGGTACTGACACCTCTCCTGTACATATATTATAGGAATGTCtggggctgcagtcctatgcactcTCTGTACATGACTGCAGTGCACTTTGCTTGTAGAGGCCAGGGCAGCTAGGAGCCAGGGTTACTGGGCAAGTTTTGGCACCACCACAACATTGCAGCAAGTTCAGCTCTTTGCTTTTCCCCATGTGAGTGAATGACAGTCCTTCGTGCATGCGAGAATAAAGGATGCGTTTTCAGTTGAAAGTAGAACTTCACCCATGCTTTTGGTGGTCTCATTGGCTGGAGGAGGTTCCCATATATCTCCCAGACTTTTTCCCCTTATTACAGCTTATTTATAGGTATCTATGGTCGGAGCTGAAGATCTCACTCATGCTAGAGTCGGGTTGAGCAGGTTGTGACCCACCAAGATGTAAACCTATCATATTTTCTCATCGAAAGTTGATTTATGTTTGTGGTCAACCAGCTATTCTGCAACATGGGTTGTTCAGGTTTCTCTagaacagcagttctcaacctgtgggtccccagatgttgttggactacaactcccatcatccctgagctctggccttgctagctaggggtgatgggagatgtagttccacaacatctagggacccacaggttgagaaaagctgctcTAGAATGTGATAGACTATTTGGAGAGTGGGGCAGAATGTTGGGAACtgaaatttttttatataaaaaaattacataATCTATAAACACAGTTTAATAATGGCAGCATGTGGAATATTTGTCTTCCACTAATCAATgcctatctttttcttttcttataggATGAAAGAATGATGTGATGGAGAGAAATATGGGCCATTGGTCAGGTCCTTTGGCCCCCACGCCTGGCCTAGTCTTCCTGCTTGTTCAGCTTTTGGCCAGCGCCTGCCATGGCCTTCAAGGGGCAATGCCATTTGGCTTCCACTTCACACATTCCATATACAACACCACAGTGTACGAGAACTCTGCGGCACGGACCTATCTTAACAGCCAAAGTAGAATGGGCATCACTATGGTGGACCTCTCTTGGGATATCAAATACAGGATAGTGTCTGGCGACGATGAAGGCTTTTTCAAGGCAGAGGAAGTTGTGATAGCTGATTTCTGTTTCCTTAGGATAAGGACTAAAGGTGGGAATTCTGCCATATTGAATCGAGAAATCCAGGACAACTATTTGCTGATAATAAAGGGCTCTGTCCGTGGAGAAGACTTGGAAGCATGGACAAAAGTGAACATCCAGGTTTTAGACATGAACGATTTGCGGCCTTTGTTTTCACCAACCACCTATTCCGTAACCATAGCAGAAAGCACTCCTCTAAGAACTAGCATCgcacaggttacagcaacagatGCTGATATTGGTTCCAACGGTGAATTCTATTactactttaaaaataaagtcgACCTCTTCTCTGTCCATCCAACTAGTGGGGTCATCTCTTTAAGTGGCCGGCTAAACTACGATGAGAAAAACAGGTATGACCTTGAAGTTTTGGCTGTGGACCGTGGGATGAAACTCTATGGTAACAACGGAGTAAGCAGCACTGCCAAACTTTACATACATATTGAGCGCATAAATGAGCACGCCCCAACTATCAATGTCGTAACCCACATTCCTTTCCCTTCGGACAAGGAGCCTACATATGCTATTGTTAATGTGGATGACTTAGATGAAGGTGCCAACGGCGAGATAGAATCTCTTTCTATTGTTGCTGGAGATCCCTTGGAACATTTCCACTTGACTAAGGATGGCAGATGGATGAACGAGTACAAAATCAAAGAGAAAAAGCCCATTGATTGGGATCATTTCCCATATGGTTGCAATCTTACGCTCCAAGCAAAAGACAAAGGGTCCCCTCAAAAGTTTTCGGCTGTGAAACTGGTACATATTGCCAGTCCCAGTAGAGGAAGCAGCCCTGTAAAGTTCGAAAAGGAAACATATGATGTGGCCATCAGTGAATTCTCTCCTCCCGGAGTAGTCGTTGCTATAGTTAAGCTAACCCCAGAATTGCAGGGCGAAGGATATAAATTGTCTCCCAGCGAGGATGCAGAGTATTTTAAGATTAATCCCAGGACAGGTCTAATTACCACTGCGCGCCCTTTAAAAATTGTTGACAAGGAATTTTACGACTTAGAAGTAATGAACAAAGAAGGATACTTGAAAACACATGTTACTGTCAGGATAGAAGATGCCAATGACCACATCCCAGAGTTTACACAACCTTCATACAGCTCCTATGTCAACGAAAGTGTCCCCGTGGGTACTAGCATTTTGTCAGTTTCTGCTTTTGATAAGGATCGAGGAGAAAACGGCTACATCACGTACAGCATTGCTAGTCTAAATTCGCTCCCCTTTTCCATCAACCAGTTTACGGGGGTTATTAGCACATCTGAAGAGCTGGATTTTGAGTCCTCCCCAGAGAGCTACAGGTTTATTGTTAGGGCCTCAGACTGGGGCTCGCCTTACCGCCACGAAAGCGAGGTGAATGTCACAATATACATAGGCAACGTAAACGATAACAAGCCGTTGTTTGAAAAGGTGGCTTGTCAGGGAGTGATTTCATCAGATTTCCCTGTTGGCGGGCACATCACAGCGGTGTCTGCTATAGATATAGACGAGTTGGAGCTTGTGAAATACAAAATAATTTCGGGTAACGAGCTGGGATTTTTCTACCTGAATCCAGACTCGGGGGTTCTCCAGCTCAAAAAGTCCCTGTCTGGCGCCGGCGTGAAGAGCAACAACTTTGGACTTAGGATAACAGCAACCGATGGGGAGAATTTTGCCGATTCCATGTTCGTCAACATCTCTGTGGTTCATGGGAAGGTGTCTTCTAAAACCTTTAGCTGCCGAGAGACCAGAGTTGCTCAGAGGCTGGCGGAGAAGTTGCTGAAAAAGGCTAAAGCCAACGTGAAGCTAAATTCCGAAGACGGCTTCCTGGATTTCTATTCCGTGAACAGGCAGGCCCCACATTTTGACAAATCCTTTCCTTCTGACGTATCCGTCAGAGAGGACCTTCCCGTTGGGGCCACCATATTCCAAATCAAGGCCTATGATGCCGATTCCGGCTTTAACGGGAAAGTGCTGTACACCATATCAGATGGCAATACAGACAGCTGCTTTAACCTTGAAGTGGAGACAGGGCTGCTTAAGGTCCTTTTGCCCCTGGATCGCGAAAAAACAGAGCTATATCTCCTGAACATTACCATTTATGACTTAGGCAGCCCCCAGAAAGCCACGTGGAGATTACTTACTATAACTGTAGAGGATGCAAATGACAACGCACCTCTATTTTTGCAGGAAGGCTACTCGGTTAATATGTTGGAAAGTACTGGTATTGGTGTGGAAATTATCCAGGTAGAGGCCAGAGATAGAGATTTGGGGCCCAACGGGGAGGTGACTTACTCCATATTGACAGACACGCAGCAATTTGTTATCAATAGCTCCACAGGAATAGTATACACGGGGGACCATTTAGACAGGGAATCGAAGGCAAATTATACATTAAAGATAGAGGCGAGAGACAGAGCAGAGAGTGGGCACCAGCAGTCTTCTGTCGTCCCTCTGAATGTTTTTTTGGATGACGTCAATGATTGTTCCCCAGCATTCATTCCCCCTAGCTATAGTGTGAAGGTCCTGGAAGATCTACCAGTTGGTACCGTCATTGCTTGGCTTGAAACTCAAGACCCTGATCTTGGTCTTGGAGGACAAGTGCGCTATTCCTTGGTGAACGATTACAATGGGAGGTTTGAAATCGACAAAGCCAGTGGCGCTATCCGCCTAAGCAAAGAACTCGACTACGAGAAGCAACAGTTCTACAACCTAACCGTGAGGGCAAAGGATAAAGGCCGCCCCGTTTCTTTATCCTCGGTTTCCTTTGTGGAAGTTGAAGTCGTGGATGTGAACGAAAACCTCTACACCCCTTATTTTCCCGACTTTGCCATCATTGGATCAGTAAAGGAAAACTCGCGCATCGGAACAAGCGTTTTGCAAGTGAGCGCGAAGGACGACGATACCGGCAGGGATGGCGAGATCCAGTACTCTATCCGAGATGGCAGTGGGCTTGGACGGTTCAACGTAGATGAGGAAACGGGTAAGTGTTGCTGCAAACTAAACCGGAAGTATATTCTCTGTGGATTATATCTAATATTAGgcatactcagaggagacccattgaagctcattgacatgactaacttaaccccgttaatttcagtgggtctactcttgagtagaactaGGTTCTGTATATAACCATGCTCAATCTTAGCCAATGGATGTTAACCCTTCAGGGTGATGGAAGTGTGCACTGCTATCCACATTGGGTGGTGTAAATGGGAGCCACACCAGATGGTTCAATTTTGGATTTCCTTCACAAGGCAGATAAGCATTGGAACCCACAACACTTGATAGTTCTCTTCCTGTCAAGTTAATCTAGAAACAGAAGCTTCTTTTGTGTGCACATTTGCTAGATCAGAGTCCTTCCAGACTTGTGTTTTACTGTGGGTATATTTTGCAACGTATTCTCGAGGCAGCTATAATTTGTTAGTGGTAGACTTGAGTTCTGAGGCGCTTCCTcaatgctaccacattattgctttCTGGAGGGGCTACAGTGCTGATGAAGCAgggaaaaaacaaaccagaatgttTGTGGTCTAAGAAGTTACAGGATTTGATTCAATAGAAAGTTGAAGAAGAATAAAAGTTACGGGATTTTTGTGGGATGTTATGAGATATGCACGGATTGGAAACGAAGCAGTGCGACCACCCCAAAATCCTTGTGCACAAGCAACATTGAAAGTGGGATTGCATTTGACCATCCGAAGAGCATCATGGGGGGGAAATAACGTATTTGCAATAAAAAGGCTGTCTCAAGGGGCCTTGGTTAGGGCTTTAAAAATTAGGTGCTGGATATTAAGCTTTGGGCACTGAACAAATGCGTTCTAGCTTTTCTTTAATTATTTCAGCAGCAATGAAATCCTATCTGTCGATCACCATAGCCATGAAAAAGAGTTAATTGCTCAGTTATATCTATCCCAGTGGAGACACAAAATCACGTGCTTTCCTTTGCTGCTGCCCTCTTCTTACTGAAAAGCAAATGGTGGCCTATCGGTGACTCCATTACTGCCAGTGTATTATGTTGTGATAACTGTAAATTATGCAGGTCGTGGTGGTGCTGAGACAGTCGGTGCACTCCTGACCCCATCAAAAATGTGAGACTCTGCCAAATGGGCTTTGGGATGGGTGGAGGAAACATTACTGGGTGTCTTGTTCTCCATGTGTTTTGTTCAATGGAGTTGTTTGGCTTCTTTTAACAAAAAAGGGCAGTTCAGAAGGAACGTTAATTACTGTAGAAATAAGCTGTAGTAGGGTGAGCCGGCTTGATGTTTGAACTTCGTGCTTGTATCAGGTGTCCCTTTTTTATTatgcaaaatgcattaaatgTACTCATTTTCCAGAGATGATTATGGGTCTGATGGCTTTCAGAGATTTAAATTACCCCCTCACTGCCATTATGGAACATTATCAAAGCCGGGAGAAGGAAGGAGTGGAGGGATACAGCCATATGATAAAATTGCAGTTCAACAAGCTGGTTGTTTAAGTATCTAATAGCTGCTGGCGTTAATGGGACAGCTGTGACATTAGATTAAGTGAGGAAATTAGAAAGCATTAGTTtgcattttttcagaaatttcatTAAGAGCTGCCTTTGCATTGAGCTTTGCCCCGAGACGAGCTGCGGATCGGCAGTGTGAA from Podarcis raffonei isolate rPodRaf1 chromosome 4, rPodRaf1.pri, whole genome shotgun sequence includes these protein-coding regions:
- the FAT3 gene encoding protocadherin Fat 3 isoform X7, whose translation is MERNMGHWSGPLAPTPGLVFLLVQLLASACHGLQGAMPFGFHFTHSIYNTTVYENSAARTYLNSQSRMGITMVDLSWDIKYRIVSGDDEGFFKAEEVVIADFCFLRIRTKGGNSAILNREIQDNYLLIIKGSVRGEDLEAWTKVNIQVLDMNDLRPLFSPTTYSVTIAESTPLRTSIAQVTATDADIGSNGEFYYYFKNKVDLFSVHPTSGVISLSGRLNYDEKNRYDLEVLAVDRGMKLYGNNGVSSTAKLYIHIERINEHAPTINVVTHIPFPSDKEPTYAIVNVDDLDEGANGEIESLSIVAGDPLEHFHLTKDGRWMNEYKIKEKKPIDWDHFPYGCNLTLQAKDKGSPQKFSAVKLVHIASPSRGSSPVKFEKETYDVAISEFSPPGVVVAIVKLTPELQGEGYKLSPSEDAEYFKINPRTGLITTARPLKIVDKEFYDLEVMNKEGYLKTHVTVRIEDANDHIPEFTQPSYSSYVNESVPVGTSILSVSAFDKDRGENGYITYSIASLNSLPFSINQFTGVISTSEELDFESSPESYRFIVRASDWGSPYRHESEVNVTIYIGNVNDNKPLFEKVACQGVISSDFPVGGHITAVSAIDIDELELVKYKIISGNELGFFYLNPDSGVLQLKKSLSGAGVKSNNFGLRITATDGENFADSMFVNISVVHGKVSSKTFSCRETRVAQRLAEKLLKKAKANVKLNSEDGFLDFYSVNRQAPHFDKSFPSDVSVREDLPVGATIFQIKAYDADSGFNGKVLYTISDGNTDSCFNLEVETGLLKVLLPLDREKTELYLLNITIYDLGSPQKATWRLLTITVEDANDNAPLFLQEGYSVNMLESTGIGVEIIQVEARDRDLGPNGEVTYSILTDTQQFVINSSTGIVYTGDHLDRESKANYTLKIEARDRAESGHQQSSVVPLNVFLDDVNDCSPAFIPPSYSVKVLEDLPVGTVIAWLETQDPDLGLGGQVRYSLVNDYNGRFEIDKASGAIRLSKELDYEKQQFYNLTVRAKDKGRPVSLSSVSFVEVEVVDVNENLYTPYFPDFAIIGSVKENSRIGTSVLQVSAKDDDTGRDGEIQYSIRDGSGLGRFNVDEETGVIYTADILDRETTQSYWLTVYATDRGVVPLYTTIEVYIEVEDVNDNAPLTSEPIYYPSVLENSPKDVSVIQIQAQDPDSSTNEKMTYRITSGNPQNFFIINTKTDMCLNDNIPKS